One segment of Anatilimnocola aggregata DNA contains the following:
- a CDS encoding phosphopantothenoylcysteine decarboxylase domain-containing protein — MARILITSGPTRQYLDPVRYLTNGSSGRMGKALAQAALDLGHEVVIITGPVNVDYPAAAKIIPIISTEELLAAAREEFARCDGVIGAAAPCDYRPLQVETHKIAKNGQPLLLQLVETPDVIATLGSEKRPDQWVVGFALETDDARFRAITKLEKKHCDLIVLNGPTAMDAGDNDIELLDREGEVILSAHGSKDEVAKQIVQVIQAKLIAHFQLLAKE; from the coding sequence ATGGCTCGCATCTTGATTACGTCTGGACCGACGAGGCAATATCTCGATCCGGTGCGCTACCTCACCAATGGTTCCAGCGGACGCATGGGCAAGGCGCTCGCGCAGGCAGCGCTCGACCTGGGCCACGAAGTGGTGATTATCACCGGCCCCGTGAATGTCGATTATCCGGCTGCGGCTAAAATCATCCCGATCATTTCGACCGAAGAGTTGCTCGCCGCTGCGCGGGAGGAATTTGCTCGGTGCGATGGCGTGATCGGTGCAGCAGCTCCGTGCGACTATCGTCCGCTGCAGGTTGAAACGCACAAGATCGCGAAAAATGGCCAACCGCTATTGTTGCAACTGGTCGAAACACCGGACGTGATCGCCACGCTCGGCAGCGAGAAGCGGCCCGATCAATGGGTTGTCGGTTTTGCGCTCGAAACCGACGATGCGCGGTTTCGGGCCATCACCAAGCTGGAAAAGAAGCACTGTGATCTGATTGTGCTCAATGGACCGACCGCCATGGATGCCGGGGACAACGATATTGAGTTGTTGGACCGGGAAGGGGAGGTGATTTTGTCAGCGCACGGTTCGAAGGACGAAGTTGCAAAGCAGATTGTGCAAGTGATTCAGGCCAAACTAATCGCACATTTTCAGTTGCTCGCGAAGGAATAA